The proteins below come from a single Drosophila teissieri strain GT53w chromosome 3L, Prin_Dtei_1.1, whole genome shotgun sequence genomic window:
- the LOC122617703 gene encoding ATP synthase subunit b, mitochondrial: MFSRSALRPLTVAISRSAATHSAQGVKRLPGHGSPGKDRLVLLSENWVKGPMGVGLLAYICSGDCCAIKHEHSGLSLGIMEDGYYSSGITIGILTTFAVIRLLPAIATWADGEIVKIESEYEKSRRSKSKALSIAPPQEQKNLSEQNAYPSE; this comes from the exons ATGTTCTCGAGATCAG CCTTACGTCCTTTGACTGTGGCCATATCTCGTTCGGCTGCCACCCATTCCGCCCAAGGAGTAAAGAGGCTACCTGGACATGGAAGTCCCGGAAAGGATCGCTTGGTTCTCCTGTCCGAGAATTGGGTCAAGGGACCCATGGGCGTCGGTCTGCTGGCATATATCTGCTCCGGAGACTGTTGTGCCATCAAGCACGAGCACAGCGGCTTATCCTTGGGCATCATGGAGGATGGTTACTACAGCAGTGGAATCACCATCGGCATACTGACCACATTTGCTGTGATAAGACTTCTTCCAGCGATTGCAACATGGGCTGATGGCGAGATTGTT AAAATTGAGTCCGAATACGAAAAGAGTCGAAGATCCAAGAGCAAGGCCCTATCAATCGCGCCGCCGCAGGAACAGAAGAATCTTAGCGAGCAGAATGCCTATCCAAGCGAATAG
- the LOC122617394 gene encoding fumarylacetoacetate hydrolase domain-containing protein 2A, whose protein sequence is MSAFMHLLRNFFPKWCLPRPEKHLKNHIFRQLQTNHPTAALVAIKQSEQVLPRCRFMQYRRANEQVKRLGMVSEDGNKMVELSSMTCAAPNMMDFIQQRYCMVSLLDSVQFMKIEDVDAVDLRLLPPIDCPGKIIGVDCNYVDNCDEQHISIPREPSFHVKFASSITGALDNIRAHSLAKHMDYGCQLAVVMGKKCREVSAKEALNHVFGFMVVQDIVARDWNAPLGGHSMDTFLPLGPTIVHRCHVPDVNNLWIKTSINGEERQTGSTRNMIFKIDFLIHRLSQYLTLCPGDIILTGTPAGSGAFRHPSCFLKPGDLIESEIQNLGKMCNKVVNSYS, encoded by the coding sequence ATGTCTGCCTTTATGCACCTCCTTCGCAACTTTTTCCCCAAGTGGTGTCTTCCACGTCCGGAAAAGCATCTCAAGAACCACATTTTCCGCCAGCTCCAGACGAACCACCCAACCGCCGCACTGGTGGCCATCAAGCAGAGTGAACAAGTGCTGCCCAGGTGCAGGTTCATGCAGTACCGCCGGGCCAATGAGCAAGTGAAGCGACTGGGCATGGTCTCCGAGGATGGCAACAAGATGGTGGAGCTATCGAGCATGACCTGCGCCGCCCCCAACATGATGGACTTCATCCAGCAAAGGTACTGCATGGTCAGCCTGTTGGACAGTGTGCAGTTCATGAAGATCGAGGATGTGGACGCCGTCGATCTCCGCCTGTTGCCGCCCATCGATTGTCCCGGCAAGATCATCGGCGTGGATTGCAACTATGTGGACAACTGCGATGAGCAGCACATCTCCATCCCGCGGGAACCCAGTTTTCACGTCAAGTTCGCCTCCTCGATAACCGGAGCTCTGGACAACATTAGGGCGCATAGTTTGGCCAAACACATGGACTACGGCTGCCAGTTGGCCGTGGTTATGGGCAAGAAGTGCCGTGAAGTGTCTGCCAAAGAGGCTCTGAATCACGTATTCGGATTCATGGTGGTCCAGGACATCGTGGCTAGGGACTGGAATGCTCCACTGGGCGGCCACTCAATGGATACTTTCCTGCCATTGGGACCGACAATTGTGCACAGGTGCCATGTGCCAGACGTAAACAATCTGTGGATCAAGACAAGCATCAATGGCGAGGAGCGCCAGACGGGCAGCACCCGGAATATGATTTTCAAGATCGACTTCCTTATTCACCGCCTATCTCAGTACCTCACTCTCTGTCCGGGCGACATCATACTCACGGGAACACCCGCCGGATCGGGTGCATTCCGCCATCCGTCGTGCTTTCTGAAGCCCGGCGATCTCATTGAGAGCGAAATTCAAAATCTGGGCAAAATGTGCAATAAAGTCGTTAATTCTTATTCTTAA